The genomic window TTGTCTCAGACAATTGAGAAGACATCCAAGAAGTTCAAGCTGGGGTATGTAGATCCTCAAGGTATCTTCGCCCGCAATCGCTAACCACCAGATCAGATCCGAATGGCTCTCCCGACCAGTCTcagcctcttccctctccctccctccagaTCTCATCCGCCTCTCGCTCTCACAAAACCAgcccctcttcacctcatcCCACCTCAATCTCCTCTCACTCGACTCCCTCTACACCTTCCGCACAGCCTTCCAAGCCTACGCCCGCACCCGCTCCTCCTACCGTCTGGAAGACGCCGTCGACGAGCTCCgccgcctcttcctctccaacgGCCGGCGTCCTCTACTCAAgagcatcctcctcaactctTACCGATGGCTCGACCCCATCTGCGACCACTCCCTAAGCCAGGTCTGCCGCATGTACGAGCGTGCCTACGGCAGCAACGTCATCAGAGACGACACCAAAGATGCCAGCGGCGCAGCATGGCCATTAGTAGCCGAAGACAAAGAAATTCTTTTCACGCTCAACTCCCCGACCGACTCGGAAAccgaagacgatgatgatcttgacgatgacgaaaAGTTTGACCTCAAGGCGATAGAAGCATGGTAccgcaccacctccatccatcatcatcaccaccaaccaccaccaccaccaccaagagaaCGAGAAAGGACAGTCCTCAGAATCGACCCCCTCCGCTCTCACCCTTCCAATTCCCCGCATGATATCCTTTTGCCATCTCCCGTCCGTCCAGCTCCTGTCCCTATCCCGGAAGAAAGGAGGACAACAACACCTAAACTTTTCCCCGCCCCACCAGGGAGAAACCCAGCGTTGTTGCAGTTGAAACTGCAAACCACCTTTGAGAAACGTCTCCCTTTGCCCCCAAGAGAGGAGGAAACTCACTCCCCCATCtcagaacaaaaagaagaagaagaagaagaagaagaagaagaagaagagcacaCCGCCCGTCCCCAAAGCGCGGTTAGATCGTTCCCTCCTCCTACCATTTTGACTACTGCCAAACCGGAGAACGGCTCCGCTCCCCCATCAGCCCAGTGGTCAAAAACCAGTTTTTCCCTCAACGAGATCATGCTCTCACCCGAcgggtcagggtcagggtcaggTGGGGTAGGTGATAACGAACCagaagaaagggaaagagTCGGACCTCTAACACCAAACGGCTACGACGACATCAGCCCCATCACCAGAGGAGAGTGGGGGTTTTTGTTCCCTGTCGTGgcggagaggcagaggaTGGTCAGGGTCGAGACTTGTACTTAGGTGATAAACAACCGGGTTGGAGAGATGATTCAGTTTttatatacatatatatattcaCACCTACTTATTTACCCGCCCCGCCTGTCCGTATGACAGACAACAAAATATCATGCATTCTCCAACAGCACAAGGTGAATGAATTTGGAGCTTATACATACCCACCCACCCGTCGTTTTCAAtctacaccaccaaccaccgcAAAACAACAGGGCAGTAAGCGGTACAGCTCAAGATATCTCTCACAaaacctcctcaatctcttAATCTATGGAAGTTAGGTATTCTGACCCCGAGTATCAGGAAAGACCCAAACCTAGAAAAAACCCCCTCTTaaaccccaaccaacccccgtGTGATTCTTTGCTCTTTCCTGGtctgggtgggtgggtgtttcTTCCCGCCGCCCCCCAAAATGCCCTTcagtcaccaccaaccatgaAATAATAAACCCATTGTTTGAAtaccaaaaacaaaacctcGCTGAGCCTTTCAAACCAAAAGGTCtaggagagaaaagagaataCATTGACAGAACCAAcgcccccaccaacccagaacccaaaacccaaagACAGACCATAAGAAAAAGAGAACCGAGTTCATTCCCAATACTCACCCCCTAGATGAGATGCCAGATTTAATAACaaaaccctcttcccccctttcACCCCCCATCATGTGCAAGGCGCGAGCTCTTCTCCCTTAAAAAACGCCATCGCTTTcaccaaacaaaaacaaattCTCGCAAGGAGCGCTGAATTCAAGTTGAGAGATCTTATTGACCATGTCCTTTCGTTTGGCCTCTCCTACGAGAAGAAAAAATGGCGTCTTTTCGCTGACGACGACTCTTCATCAAAAGAAGCCGcaagggagaaaaaaaaagaaataattACAATAAAAAGGTAAATCAATCCATCATAGAGAACGGGGGGGGGCCTCAGTTCGATGGTCGAGTTTCAACCCGGCGTGGGTCAGCGTGCgaatccatccatcttcacTGCAAGTCCACATCCTGCAGTGCGGCGTTTGCTGCAAAGACGCCAAAGCTGTCGAGCTGCCCAGAGCAGATCGATGAGTTCTCCCAGTCTGCAAATAAGGCTTGGTCATCAGCCAGCCGTGTTGCTGGAGGCGATGCTGGATGAGTCACTGTAGTACATACCCGAGCCGTcttcctcaagctcctcgacgACTGTAAGTCTCGTCACCGAGTCCAAGATCACTGCGCTGGCTGTTAGCGTCTAATAAATTAAACAGGTCTCAGGCATCTCGATGCTCACCCGTGCTAAGCTCGGTGAACTCTTGGCCCTGCTTGTCTTCAGCCGGGTTTTCGAGGTCGAAGTACTTCCTGCACTTGGTGATCACTCGCTGTAAGCTTGCGACAACATGCTGGGAGACATCGGCATTTCGGATAACATAGTTGTCGCGTAGGTAGTAGAGACACTGCAGACCAAGTGCCCTGGCAGTCTGGTTCATCCTTTCAGCCATACCCATgccctcatcttcgtccGAATCCTCCTCGGATATGATGTTCTCGGCTTGCACAGTATAGGTGCGGTGAGTGAAAAGCCTCTCTTGCAAGAACTGCTCGACTTCTGCCCCGACAGCCGGTTCATAATAGCCAAGCAAGCTGGGGGCCCATTCCACCAAGTTCTCAAGACCGATCAGATGGATATCTTCCTCGTTCTCTCCCGAACACTCTCTCGGACCATCAAATGCTATCCGCTGGAAATCCAAAAACGCCTTGCCCTCTGCAGTCTGCAGGCTTTTACATTCCTGGGTCACATGGCGGATCAAGTCGTTGACCATGCCGAATCCGCTGGCGTACCGAAGAAAGATCTGACCAGCCACCTTGAGATAGGGTGCGGATAGTGTGCCATGCGAAGTGCTGCCACTGATCCCCTGACGCAACGTCCTATAGATTGCTTCCTCCATCTGCAGACTCTGCTTCATCAGATTTGTGAGAATCGAGTGGGTGGCCTTTTCGTTCTGTCCAATCAGGATAAGTCGATCCACAAAGATATTGCACCCGTACTTGGGCCACTCCATCCACAGGACTTTGGCTTCGGCGTTGGTCATGGTGAGCATCGAGCCCGAGTCAGCTTGTTGACGAGCATAACGGGTCCTATCGTGGGGCTCCGTTATCGGCACTCGTGCGAGCACGTAGTCCAGCAGAGCGAGGATGGCTTCGTAGGACGGCGCTCGAGTCTGTTGTCTCCGAGAGACTGCCCCGGCCATCCTGTAAATCTGTGGTGGCAAGTCGCCGAGGCCAGGATCGGCTGCTATAATCCACAATAGTGACTCGAGGTGGCCGTGTCCAACGAAGCCCGCGAGTTCTTTAGGACCAAGTTGCACGAAAGCCAACATGAAACCGAACACTTCAGGCCATGATCGAAGGTTGGTGTGGAAGTGAAGCCAGAGCTGGTTGATCAACGTCAGGATTGTCTCAATGTCCGTAGATCCGCCCTCGTCGGATGCGTCATCTTCGCCAACCTCTGTTCCTGGCCCATAATAGAACGAAGGTATTTGCTCCTTGACAGTCTGAATGGTTCGGAGCACTAGGTTGCCAACGCCTTGGCGAACATCAGGATCGACATTTCTCTGGAGCATCACCCTAAAAGTCTCCGGAGTCTCGTCAAAGTACTTGATGAGAAGGTGAGAGCAGCCCCCGCAGCTCTGAACCAGGTTTTGGATGCGGGCAGCAAGTTCAGAGAAGTGAGGAGTGTCCTTGACGCGGGACGCAACCTGATCCAAGTGCCCAATCGCCATCCACAGAGCCGTGGTCTCCAGGCTATGGCCATCGCTACACAGCGGCTGGATCGTCCTGAGGCGTATCAGGGCCGAGATCACAAACTGGATTTGGTATGGGTCAAACAAGCAATGCCTCCGGAGCAATAACGTGTTTTGCTCATGGATGGACCCCTCCAAGCGGTCTGGCACCGGCACGCGAAGTGGCACCGAAAGCTTGGCTTGCTGAAGGTACTTTTGCTGACTTGCTGCCAGAGATGATGCTCGCTCGTAGAACAGCATGTAAGCGCTGTATTGCTTGTCGTACTGAACGCCGTTGGACTGATACTGTACCGAATAATCCGGACCCCCGAAACAGGCATGTTCCAAGTTCGCTGGGTTCCAGGCCGTCACTACATCGTCGTTGAATTCGATCCAAGTCGGCTGCTCGCTGCTGCTTGGGCGCTCGCGGGTATACGAGTAGTAGTGGCCCGATTCTGCTGTTCCAGAGTGAACCAAGACACCCACGAGCTCGAAGACGTCCTCGAgtccctcgccctcggccgaggggttgctgaggtGATCAATCGTGTAGGGTCTCATATCGATCTTGTCCGGAAACTCAAAGTGCTGATTGATCTTGTTTCGTTGCATGGAGCGCAGGTTGAAGTCAAAACGCTTCAAGTGGAAGATGAGGCTGTCTGGTATGTCTTTTAGGCAGGCCCTCTTTACGGCGTTGACATGACGGTCACAGGTTGAGCACTTGTACTTGTTGTCTCCTTCCATGACCTCACCCTTGACATAGGCCTCCAGGCTCTTAGCCAAAGAGTTGTTGCCTTTCACGTCGCATTGGATTGCCGAAAAGGGTTCCAGTCGTTCAGAGATGTGGGGACACTCTGTAGACCGGACTTGCTGCACAAGTTGGCCACCGTAAAACGAGCGGAACCGGGTCTTGTCCTCTGGTGTAGAGAACTGTCCTTCCCAGCGATCAAACAACAGGTTGTAGAACTCGTCCACATCCATTTGAACGCCAACATCAATCTGACTATCCTCATATGTCTTGATGCTGGCCACGCACTCCTCGGGGTTGCAGGAGCGCGCGATGCTATCCTGCATTTGCGCAAAGACTTTCTGCGTCTGGACAAGAAGAGCCTGTGCGTAGCGAGGATCCCTAACTTTAGCGCCCAGCATAAACCTTCGAAATTCGTGGTTCATGAACAGCTGTGTAAACAACGAATTGAAATAGCAGGTGTTTGAGAGATTTCGGAGGCCCTGGTAACCACAAGGTGCCCGTATagccttttccctctcgaACTGCTGGGGTAATTCGTAGTGATATAAGTCTTCATCGCTacggggatgaagaagaactAAATCATGCATGGCATCGAGAATCCCTTGTAGATCGCCTGGATGGGCATCAAGTGTGGCTAATATGATGCTCATCAGGTTTGCTCGGGTGTGGGGTGTAAGAATCGGCGGTCCAGACACATAGTCTCGTATCTCGTCCATAGAATTGAAGAGGTGTTTCCAAAACAGATCCAGCCCCATCTCCGGCTCTGCTGGGAGGAGTTCCCTTCGCTGCGCGCCCGTGTAGCTGTTGATCAAGGCGTCCACCAGCCGAACAAGAAGACTGGCCACCTGATCGGTGACGTGGGGCTTGGTCACATCCTCGGTGGTGTCATATGCGGCCAACAGGTTAAACCACTGACGCGACAGCTTTCCAACCTCGAGGAGCTCTGGCTGTGCGCTCCTCACTGCTCTGAAGAGGTCCAGACATAAGTTGAGCACCTCAATTGACCGATTCCTGACTGCAGGTTCTACAAGCCCGCATACCAGTGGCCAGAACAGCTTCCTGAAAGCCGTAGCTCTGGTGCGGGCAGGATGACCCTCGAATGAGTCCTCCATCCCACACTTTTGTCGGATGAGCGCGGCAGTTTTCTTGCTGACCGGCGAGCAAGGTTCATGAAGTAACATTCTCTCGATCAGAGGGGGAACTTCTGGTTTGGCGCAGAACGCAGCCATAAAGGCTTCGCTCAAACAACAAGCCTCAAGAATGCTCTGGAAGCATCTCCTCACATGAGCGGGCGGACACCCCGAGACCGCAGCGGCCAGATTTGTCAAGAGTCGTAATAGCAAGGCCTCGTCGAGGTACTGAGATGCTTCCTCTGGTAGCTCCGGTTCGGTTGAAAGAGACACAAACATGTCCAAAAGAGCCGTTTCCAACTCGGTCCGCAGCTCGTGGCTCGGGCACTGGGATGCCACATCATGTGAGATTGCGGGAACAACCAGCGACATGACCCGGGTCAGTGAGTCTGCATACATGCGAAGTGACTCGTGCGTATTCTCGCAACCTGCATCGAATTTCGCCGCGTTCAGACGTTTACGACGGTCAGACAGGTACTCTCGAAGTGCGTACACGGCATAGAGCGACTTGAAGGATTGGCCCACGGGGAACAGATCTTGATAAGAAAGCGAAAGCGTGTCGATGGCCTTGAGTATGCCTTCGTCAGCAGGTAGCTTTACCAAGAAGACGTAGATCTACACGGTCGTGTTGGTTAGCAGTTATTCCATCGAGTTAGGTGACCGGCTCTTACCTCACGAGccaacttctcctccagaGACAAGTATCCCCAAAGCTCTTCAAAGTGCCCGAGGATTTCGACATCTACCGCAGATGCACCTGGTCGGGCTCTTGCCGACACAACTGTCTCGGAATCCTTCTTGACCAGGATGAGGCCGTTGTGAATCTGGAGATCTTCGAGAGACTTGCAGATCTGGTCTTCTGTGGGTACAAAGGGAGCTCCGCGGTAGTACATTCTGTAATTGTTGAACCCTGTTACTTGGCGGATACTAGCCAGAAGGGACGCTGTCGTGTTGAGCTTGCCAATGCTAAGTGGCTGAACGGGAGTCTGGGTGGTTTCGTCGAATGACTGGTACTTGAGCTCGGCCGACTCGCCCTCCACGTCTCGCGGCGGGTCTAGAATCAGAGATTGCAAATCCGGGGCACAGAAGGCAGGCTTTTCCTGATGAAGCCGATGAAACTCTCGCAGAACGCTCAGGGAACGCACAAAAATCAGGTCTTGCTCCTGCACCTCCTGATACGAGGGCATGACATCCATGgcatcgacatcatcactAGCGATGCTGCTCTCTGCAAATGACTTGAGTCTTGAGGCAGCCCCTGACAGCTGCCGCAGACACCGCCGGACAAGGCCCAGGTGCACCTTCCTGGCACGGTAATAAGAAAATGTTAGGATGGACTTGCTCTCGATGTAGACATCCCGAACAAGTGTGCGGATTGCATGTTTGGCGACGGTGCTGTTGGGTAACGCGGTCAGAACTATGTGCCACAAAAGTTCGATTCCCGCATGATCAACactctcttcatcatcgagcACAATGCTCCCGGGGTCATTGACCAGAGGCAACACTTTGGCACGAACGAAGTCGAGAGTGCCCTGGCAAAAGAACTCGGGCTCCAGGGTCGGAAGATAATCGGTGAAGCAGGTTGATGTGAACCGATTCTCAATTTGAGTCTGCTCCGATGCACTCAAGAGAAGCTCCCATGCGACATCCCTGTCTTGTTGACAGGATGCTCCAGGCCCCACCAGGAGCTGCCATAGCTTGAGTCCCAGTTCTTTCGTTACGAGTCCGTTCTTGTGCCTGATGAGGGCTCCAAGAAGCTCTCTCCGCGGCAGGTTGTGGGCTCCACTGAGGACGGCGGGGAATCCTGCGGCATGAGCTGCCGGAATAGCAGCTTCAAGCTCCCCCACCAAGAGCCTCGGAAGGTCATTCTCCTGGGCCAGCAATATGAAATTTTGTTGAATTTGAT from Podospora pseudoanserina strain CBS 124.78 chromosome 7 map unlocalized CBS124.78p_7.2, whole genome shotgun sequence includes these protein-coding regions:
- a CDS encoding uncharacterized protein (EggNog:ENOG503P2NN); its protein translation is MAPIMRNRISSPLEAGPSIADSLPVYVNEALDYASKRLAKKGANITLLVVRRDYQLPTSTIVTSPTFTPGSHVLNTAALRPTLPPVSRLEALKQFVKLNNSTTSDGSVRERIVHIHLDRFSDGTVSPAFSEASAISSSTYSSVDSTFTSTSTSSNRFRWPGSPSHYGGSSVPMTPATPFTVMSDNSVEHSSVAHQTGMRFIHAEPLSPKDERLLSQTIEKTSKKFKLGSEWLSRPVSASSLSLPPDLIRLSLSQNQPLFTSSHLNLLSLDSLYTFRTAFQAYARTRSSYRLEDAVDELRRLFLSNGRRPLLKSILLNSYRWLDPICDHSLSQVCRMYERAYGSNVIRDDTKDASGAAWPLVAEDKEILFTLNSPTDSETEDDDDLDDDEKFDLKAIEAWYRTTSIHHHHHQPPPPPPRERERTVLRIDPLRSHPSNSPHDILLPSPVRPAPVPIPEERRTTTPKLFPAPPGRNPALLQLKLQTTFEKRLPLPPREEETHSPISEQKEEEEEEEEEEEEHTARPQSAVRSFPPPTILTTAKPENGSAPPSAQWSKTSFSLNEIMLSPDGSGSGSGGVGDNEPEERERVGPLTPNGYDDISPITRGEWGFLFPVVAERQRMVRVETCT
- a CDS encoding uncharacterized protein (MEROPS:MER0185433; EggNog:ENOG503NUAQ; COG:O), with the translated sequence MAGALQPEDSRDRAVSSEPCSTRPNPFDDSDISSRKRRRTSLNSVSRSRSVDTIISSPPSPAAGEVPAAALKSDSAMKVDSDPTISTIPTTPEQKPLDLDAEPPSALTSRHVTINVRTPSRLPGASPDSPLSPSFRAATPASPTNVVKLSIEDSELDMAQEDAAQDTPVSSASGHSSPPVEVIAIPPDEDDDFEDGGSIAILDGNEQDPIGVDSYQDPTLNFPCREDHDSWLDAVTKATNYFANHIQIAQKLQEFIEDYLVFAENSSHKRFVISFLQHLDLWLNLPDIVCVMVGRVYPPQKEFRAEIFQFYKWFAKLTAFFVKKDAYDFEKIVADEQGIRLREPITPAYVSALAALVRKRGQENYQRAEDEFYTELQQVIGCFQSYNTTPGGTLTHVLNLAKAEVELIPQYPKLADHVTNLSSLATAVLGRCFFVHSHDSPQAAHRARALIARGYHFFLHMSTSLSTFVDKGPNHFSPENAATLLAALTEIYQIALHVDDVVPHEIIANFRRTHPMLATSHLPEAIAHLWKFNIFVRLIKSGQMQLRVMAAHHMCNDLIGMYKKYHEQGETPNMTTMRFYGEYLLQTGLVKYLLGPTCHPEIAAESHNIIGFLVVSRTYSNEHTDTWWHTVTTTQDTRISDALILMSTRYTHLLPYDVLLHLCEKLNTVPADSFTEPMRLLLLGILQQLMEKTREHRTIPDPPPYELCTRLIKESSCFGPHSPVAHPLLQEAAIKKFRELLTHGHGPTIDIRRAIVMDCLNDIAHPTWSAIGSLWVLHLMARNQIQQNFILLAQENDLPRLLVGELEAAIPAAHAAGFPAVLSGAHNLPRRELLGALIRHKNGLVTKELGLKLWQLLVGPGASCQQDRDVAWELLLSASEQTQIENRFTSTCFTDYLPTLEPEFFCQGTLDFVRAKVLPLVNDPGSIVLDDEESVDHAGIELLWHIVLTALPNSTVAKHAIRTLVRDVYIESKSILTFSYYRARKVHLGLVRRCLRQLSGAASRLKSFAESSIASDDVDAMDVMPSYQEVQEQDLIFVRSLSVLREFHRLHQEKPAFCAPDLQSLILDPPRDVEGESAELKYQSFDETTQTPVQPLSIGKLNTTASLLASIRQVTGFNNYRMYYRGAPFVPTEDQICKSLEDLQIHNGLILVKKDSETVVSARARPGASAVDVEILGHFEELWGYLSLEEKLAREIYVFLVKLPADEGILKAIDTLSLSYQDLFPVGQSFKSLYAVYALREYLSDRRKRLNAAKFDAGCENTHESLRMYADSLTRVMSLVVPAISHDVASQCPSHELRTELETALLDMFVSLSTEPELPEEASQYLDEALLLRLLTNLAAAVSGCPPAHVRRCFQSILEACCLSEAFMAAFCAKPEVPPLIERMLLHEPCSPVSKKTAALIRQKCGMEDSFEGHPARTRATAFRKLFWPLVCGLVEPAVRNRSIEVLNLCLDLFRAVRSAQPELLEVGKLSRQWFNLLAAYDTTEDVTKPHVTDQVASLLVRLVDALINSYTGAQRRELLPAEPEMGLDLFWKHLFNSMDEIRDYVSGPPILTPHTRANLMSIILATLDAHPGDLQGILDAMHDLVLLHPRSDEDLYHYELPQQFEREKAIRAPCGYQGLRNLSNTCYFNSLFTQLFMNHEFRRFMLGAKVRDPRYAQALLVQTQKVFAQMQDSIARSCNPEECVASIKTYEDSQIDVGVQMDVDEFYNLLFDRWEGQFSTPEDKTRFRSFYGGQLVQQVRSTECPHISERLEPFSAIQCDVKGNNSLAKSLEAYVKGEVMEGDNKYKCSTCDRHVNAVKRACLKDIPDSLIFHLKRFDFNLRSMQRNKINQHFEFPDKIDMRPYTIDHLSNPSAEGEGLEDVFELVGVLVHSGTAESGHYYSYTRERPSSSEQPTWIEFNDDVVTAWNPANLEHACFGGPDYSVQYQSNGVQYDKQYSAYMLFYERASSLAASQQKYLQQAKLSVPLRVPVPDRLEGSIHEQNTLLLRRHCLFDPYQIQFVISALIRLRTIQPLCSDGHSLETTALWMAIGHLDQVASRVKDTPHFSELAARIQNLVQSCGGCSHLLIKYFDETPETFRVMLQRNVDPDVRQGVGNLVLRTIQTVKEQIPSFYYGPGTEVGEDDASDEGGSTDIETILTLINQLWLHFHTNLRSWPEVFGFMLAFVQLGPKELAGFVGHGHLESLLWIIAADPGLGDLPPQIYRMAGAVSRRQQTRAPSYEAILALLDYVLARVPITEPHDRTRYARQQADSGSMLTMTNAEAKVLWMEWPKYGCNIFVDRLILIGQNEKATHSILTNLMKQSLQMEEAIYRTLRQGISGSTSHGTLSAPYLKVAGQIFLRYASGFGMVNDLIRHVTQECKSLQTAEGKAFLDFQRIAFDGPRECSGENEEDIHLIGLENLVEWAPSLLGYYEPAVGAEVEQFLQERLFTHRTYTVQAENIISEEDSDEDEGMGMAERMNQTARALGLQCLYYLRDNYVIRNADVSQHVVASLQRVITKCRKYFDLENPAEDKQGQEFTELSTVILDSVTRLTVVEELEEDGSDWENSSICSGQLDSFGVFAANAALQDVDLQ